In Nitrospirota bacterium, the genomic stretch CCCGAGTGGAACAACCCCGAGCGATGTATCCACCCCTCTTGATATTACAGGTCCCTTGAGTATGTCAATTACTGCAAAGACCATAAGGAGCACTCCACCTGCTATCATAAAATCCTCAACCTTTATACCGAGAACCTTAAAGATCCAATCACCTACGAGCACAAAGACAACCGTCACAAAGAAGGCTGTAATAATTGACTGAATAACAGCTTCTTTTTTCTTATCTCGTGATATTCCTTCTGAAAGCGTAATGTAGATAGGCAAGATGCCGAGGACATCCATCGTCACAAAGATAGGGATTGTCGTCAGGACAAGGGTGTGTAAGAAACCTCCATCCAACGGTGGTCTTCAGCCTCCCCTAATCCTTACCCCTTTTCAGCCTGTTGACGAATGGCTCCAGG encodes the following:
- a CDS encoding MarC family protein, which codes for MDGGFLHTLVLTTIPIFVTMDVLGILPIYITLSEGISRDKKKEAVIQSIITAFFVTVVFVLVGDWIFKVLGIKVEDFMIAGGVLLMVFAVIDILKGPVISRGVDTSLGVVPLGTPLLAGPATLTTALVLTGSYGFFPVLLSIIINLVFAFIILFNADKIIRVIGTGGSRAVAKVAALILAAIAVSMIRNGIIRLLGIH